ACGAGGGTCAACATTTGCTCGTGAATGCCACTCTGGTCCCTTAAGAAGTTTCTTTCCATAATATCCATGAAATGCGTGAAGCACCAAAAAGTTTTCCACTCATCCTTCATGATGACGTAAATGGGTGACAAAAGATCTGTCATACCCTGCACATATCCCAAGTTTGTGTTGTAAACATTATAAGTgataagaatattttgcaGATGGATCAAATGCGGGTTTTTAACCTCATCGTCAGCATCATTGCTTTCATCATTCGCCGGTTTGAGGCTGttatcattgttttcatttccGGAAGAGTTCTGTGGCAATGGAGGTAATCCATCAGTGGTGTTATATTGGAATATTTTTAAGTTTCTATCACACCTTCTTACGTCTTTAGATATTCTAAATAATTGATCGTTCCAGTACTcctcttcgtcttcattgTCGAACTGTAAAAATTCCTTTGACCAGGTTAGTTTCAGTTGATCATAATCCGCAGCTAAACTTTGGTTAATTTGTAACCTTTCATCTTGAGAAGAGTCCCAGGGATGTATTTCTAAAAGAAACCCCCAAACTTTGGCTCTCAAACTGTCATTTTCTAATCCACCATGGAATATGAAATCTTTAACTTCGTTTACCGTGACTCTCAGCCTTCCATCGTTCTCGTCCCACAGTGAATTCCATTTCGCTTCCGTTAGAGGAAATTGTCTTTGCAGGGCATTATTTATTTCCGTGTCACTTAGCTCATCAGTTAAATTCAGGTCGTTAAAAATGTTACTTCTATACGAATCAAAAAGCTTGTTCTGCTTTTGGTATCTCTCAGCCTCCTGTTTCACCCCCAATGACCAGTTTGCCAAATATACTCTTGCCGAATCATaatcttgttcaatttgTTTAACCTTTTCGTTATTCAGAAGCTTTTGCAAGTATTCGTTTTCAATTTGCGATTTTTGTAAACTTGAGTTATTAGTTAACCAACTATCAATAAAATTGGTTGACTTTGTGGTCACATCTGCTATCTTACTCATTACGTTCCACTTccattcttgaaatttttcgtTTAGTTTTACACCAGCCGTAGCAGGTTCATGCGTAGCTTCGCTTGGATTTTTATAACTTTCCAATAGATCCTTAGAGACAAAGTTTCTCAAATCATTTAAAGTCGGATTTACCAGCCAAAATTCCGGTTCCaagtttgattttttcagttcCATAAGTTCATTAATTTTGTTTCTCAAATCTACGCCACCCCAATACAATTCATCTGAATCATCGAATGGATTCATAGATTTACGTAGTCTTTTCAACTTGTCCGTAGTTGATGCACAGAGCTCATCATGGAAAAACAATACCGGTGGTTGAAATCCTGTAAATTGTTCTGCCAAAGGATATATTACCAGAGACCCAACATACCAACCATTTGGGCTAGGTGGTCTAAATTGGGCGCAGTATATTTGTGACAGAGCAATCTCGAAAGCTTGACTTGAAGAGTTGACAAGATTACTAAAATCTATTGAATTCTCAACAACAAATGGTGTAGAATTTGGACACATACCCACTTTAGATTCATGTTTTAGTAGTTTTGAGATCTCAGAGGAGGAAAAGCCAGCTTCCGGTATATATTGGAGGATTGTTTGATGAGGCAGCTTGCTGGGCTCCAAAGTGAGTAGCAGAACACCTGCGATATTATCTCTGGCATCACTTGTCGGATGTAGAAACACTTTAGATTTGCAGAATAATATTTTACTCATTAGGGGATGTGTGAATGGCTCTTGTGAAAATACGCTTGATATGATAATCTATAGTTGAGAATTAGACAGTATATTCGGGCAGAATAAATTGGCTTGTAATATGACAAGCTGTTAGAAAGTTTTTAAATGTCTTTTTCCAATACGCCTCTTTATATAGAGTAAAACTTTGCCCcatatattattgtttaaGCCTCTcggattttcttttcacatCTTGTGGGGCTTCCCGCCTGAGTTAGAAATATTGACTTATTGACTATGGAGAAATAAATACAACAATCAATAGTATTAATAAGACAGAAAGAAAAGCCCAAGATTGTTTCAACTATGTATCAAGGCCCACCACAACCGCCTCCCCAAGCTGTGCCGATTCCGTTCGTTGTAAATAACAACACTCCCTATCCTAGTGGAAATATTAACTTCCCTCCCACCGCGCAACAGAGTATACCGCCCACAGTATATCCACAACAAGTACCGTTCTCAGGTCAGCCACAGGGGGGTCAATTTCCACAGCCTTCACCTGACCAGCAAGTGTTCAGCCAACCACCACAAGTGACTCAATCTTTCCACAGCTCTACACAGAATGTCAGTGCAACCGGAGGTGCAAACAGCGGGTCTATGCCAGTGTATACACCCGTAACATCCATTCCTCATCCCATGGCAACGGCAGCAACGGCAGGTACATCTCTGCAACGATCTATGTCCCAGACGTCTTTACCAATGCTACTCGTTCCATACCatataagaaaatatttatcTAACCTAGCAATGTTAAAATTGTACgaaataataaatgaaattaATACGGCGGTGGGTACGATTGGTCTGCTTTCATTCTGGACAGAACTTATATCAGGTATTTTTACCCCTGATGCTGTTATTAGATACAGCAAAAAGTCTATGACAGATTACAGagaatttgaatttattaTCCCGGTGTTCTCGGTAATTTGCTCCACACTAGGCAGATTTGGCATTGTAAGAATGGAAATTAAAGTACTACAATTGAAAACACAGGTTCTAAGTAATTccacaatttttttcaactgtcCCCGTGCCTCATTTGTTTATTACTATCCTGATGGTTCATATATCACGCATTTCGCACAGATAAAAGGTGCTTTCGACTTGGACCTGAAAATTAATTGGTTGGATATATCGATGCATAGTTTTGTCCCTGATATTGAATGGAATGCAGTGGAGAGGCTTTTTAGTGATGAAACCAAGTCGGTagaaattgaacaaatattttccaaattgAAACAAGATGATGTCAAAGATCAAGGTAATTCTTTCGCAGAAAACGATGGAGCGAATGTACCTCGAAACTTTGAAGCCATAACTCAACTAAGATCATATTTTGACGTATTTAGAAACGTATCCGTATTCGGCACTCAAGAGGGGTTGATGAGGGTCATGCAAATTAGTACTGTCATGTCTACTCTGAAGAAACTTCGAAAGTtccaaattgaaaaaaacattgatAGTCCTGTGACTGCCCTAAGTGCGTATATTGACGCCGATAAGGACATTGGGAACGAGCCCTTACATACAAAAAGGCGACGCAACAGTGGTATCTCTCCTCACACCACAACATTGGTACCAAACAGTACTTCCAATACGATCAATGATGAGCCTTCAACCAGTGATGTAAATGATATTAACAATGaagtgatgaagaagaaaaagaagttcTAAGGGAAACACCCTCCTCACTTTACTTACTGAAGGTACTGAAAGAATTGCATGGGGCGCGCCGAAGGAATGAGACATGATAGCAGTAATCGAGGAATGTAGCATAAGGTACAGACGGGACGGGACTGTATAATTACTGTATAGAAAGATATAATATAATGGttatttgataaatattATTTCCGGGTAACACATCATAATAGTATTTTAAACTTCGAATTCAGATAAAAGTCAAAGCATATAAAATTGTTCCCGAACAAACATAAAGGTGCCCTAGCTGCAGATTAAGTAACTAATCCAATACAGAGCAGGCGAAATATGATCTCGGATGAACAGTTGAACTCCTTGGCCATCACCTTCGGTGTCGTGATGATGACTTTGATTGTCGTTTACCATGCTATCGACTCTACCATGTCTCCTAAGAAGTAAGATAGAACAACGGGGTGGtgaactttttctttattgaacATTAATCTTGACGTCTTTCTGCAAAGATCTCATtaataagataaaggaGTAGATTGTGATCGCTGTTacattgttttttctcctcatttttttccttttgggGAATTCGAGCAAAAAAGTATACAGATAAATACGTTTTTGGGGTGAGCAACACATCGGCCCCAGTTActtttgtatattttaaTACTATTGTTAATAAACGAGTTCCTATACATATATTCAACATACACCCTAGAAATTTTCTTCGCCTAGTATATCTTTTGCACAGCTCTCTACCTGGTACAGAGCTTCGGAAATATCCGTAAAAGCTCTTGCAAATGCAATGCCATGAACTTCGGTCCAATGCATTTTCTCACTATCTATTTCAGAGCTGTTGGCAACAGAGGGTAGTGGTAACTGTTGTTGCCCTGAACTTGAAATCTTCTGGTGGtatattttcttaaatAGATTCTTCTCCATGGAGTTGCATCCTGAGTTTATATTTGAATGTGATTGGTCCTTCATTTCACTGAACTTCTTAATGAAGTGGTAAAGTTTTTTACGTGACATAATTGGATTTGGTAAGTATCGCGGGATCTTGTTTTTTGACCTGAAACAATTGGATAAGatgtaaaaaatgaaaatcacTGATGAAACACTGTCCCTCCGTAACGATAGTAAAGCTCTCGTagtttcaatatcaaaatcCTGGTcccaaatttcaaaaaaagcacCTGAGATTCTAGCTTCAATTATCTTGGATAACAAGAATTGACATGAATCTATCAGACTTGAGTACTTGTCAGGATTAAAGTTGGAGATAATAATCGGCTCTTGACGtgcctttttcaaaagttctcTAATTGCTTCAAGGCTTTGAGTCAGTCTGACTTCACGAATGTGAGAAAAGGCAAAAGTTAAATCAGTGGGTGCATCGTCTGCATCCCTGTATAAATAACGGTCAGCCACAGTTTGGTAAGATTGTCCCAAATGTGCTAGTAAGGATGAAATACTATCTCTTAGTTCTGTTCTAGCTCTAAAGGGCCACACTATCCAGTTGATTGGAATGGAAACCAATATCCCGATTATAAGTGCTAATCCGGTAACCCACGTACTTTTCCATATTCCAGCGGTGGTTAAATTATACTGTCTCTCAGGCTTGCTGTACGGTTCAAGAGCAATCACTGTAAAGCACATTAGCGCAGTGAAGCTCGATTTGGTATTTCTATAGACAAGAAAGTTGATGCTAAAAGGAACCACGATCAGTCCGGCAAATGTACAAATCACGTATGGGCTACCGAAATGTCTGGATTGGTTTGCAGCCCACCCCCAAAAGATACCTACTATTCCACAGATTAGTCTTCTCATTACCAGCGTCCATTTACCCGAGTACCTTCTATGTGCtaacaaataaaatgttAGCGGCGCCCACCAACAATGGTATTCTTGATACCAGCGATAGGATTCAGGCAACCAAGTTGGTAAGCACAAAAATATCATGCAAAAAGTAACTTTTAACGTCCATTTACACTCATCGCCAGATAAAACCCTGCTTAATTTCCATAATTTAAACCTCCAAGGATTTTGAGTAGTATGAAAGTTAAAGTCATTGTGATCAATTGCTCTTATAGAAACGACATGGTTATTACCGCTCTGCGATTTTTTGTCACCGTCTTTTGAATCGAGTTTCAATTCCTCTTCGCCTTTGTTATACTTATGTCTAGATGTGTAAGTGTTGTAAACCCTTTCAAATATCTCATCGACGTCACGTTTGGCTTCAAAATAATGGAGAACATTCCCTGCACCTTCATCGAGAACACACTGTTTGGGTAATCTCGTCAGAGCACGAGAGAGCGGATAGGATGGAAGAGCTATTCTCCAGTGAATATTTTCGCCAAGAACTTGACAGTCATGGATGACAGTGACTAATTGCCTTGCGGAGTTTCTGAGGTatcttaaaaaaagaaaaatgtcaaCAGactcttcatcatttaaCAGTTCctgtgaaaaaaaactagaaTTAACGAAATCCTTGTAACAAACATCTAGTTTATAGATTTTCCTCTTTAATTTAGAATGTGAGTGACACAATATCTTAACGCATTCAtccaaattatttttttgatgtgGAGAttcgaatttttttagtactCTGGATAGATTCTCCAGAACGAAGATCATCTCCAGTATTAAATTGAAGATgcttttggaaaaggatGCTTTAAGGGCATTGATGTAGATCTCATTCTTCAAGAATCCCGAGCCAACTGGTTTGAAGGCGTTGGGCgtattttctcttgttgGAACGGCCGAAGATTCAGAACTGGCACTTGCCTCTTTGCTTGGACTAATGGAGTCTGATCTAtacttttccaattcttgatacattttcttcaattcaacatcattgaaaattttcgGAGCAATAGGCAACACTCTTAGAGAAGTTTCCATTGCAGTTAGGGAATTTCTTAAGCTCTTCAAAGATTGAAGATCAAATCTGGAAATTGTCAATTGATTAACGAAATCCCTAAATCCTTGAGATAGATCAATATTTAGGGTTTTCACCATTTTTACTTGGGCCAGGTGTACTTTCTCTTTGGATTTGATCAACTCAGTATCTACTAACGTCATTAAAAAAGCCTTTGAAGTTTGTAGACACTCGTTATAATGTTCCATCAATTCGGCATTACCACTGTGTGGTGATACACAGACACAAACCAAGAGGGATAGTAAAAGGCCAAATAGGTAGGAAATTCCAAAATCCCAAAATATCTGCCATTTCAAATCAAGCTTAGACGAGGCCAAACGAACTGTATGGGTGAATATAATTGAGATGGAAAACGAAGTTgtgaaatagaaaaacCGACGATAAATGGACCTTAGCCAAATGGCAAACAAGAGGGCCATGGTAAGactttgaaataaaatACCTCCTTGGTAATTGGCAGTTGGTTTTGTCGCTGTAGAAACGTACCAAGCCAAAGCAGACCATCCAAGGCCAAAACTTGCACCGATTATGGAGCTTGCAGTCATTTCCAACTGAACACCAATGTTTCTGACCGGATGATGTATAAGCACTGCGATGGGGAGGAAATATCTGAACTCATGGCCAATCCACTTACCAGAAGGTCTGATAACGCAAATCACGATTGCAATGAAATAGGCaatgaaaaacttgaataTAGATACACCATTCTCCCTGAGATCCCTAGGAAAATGGACGATCGGCCTGTAGATGACAGTCCACATGTATTGCGAAAACTTGGCAAAAGTTGACTGCAAATTTTTCCCTGCAGAGCCTATCTCGTCATCAACACCGCTGTTAAGAAATCTAGCTTTGCCATCTGGTTTGGTAAAAGCAGCATCGAAAAACCCGTCTCTCAACTCTTCCAGCCCAAAGTCTTCCACTTCCTCCCAATGTTTGTCCTTAGTCAAATTTTCCAGCCGCATTTGTGACAAAGATGCCACCGACTGTTGCGGACTTCCCACAAAGTTGTGCTCGCTTATGCCAGTTGGCTGCTTATAGTTAAGTTCATGTATTGACCTAAGTGACGTTTGGGAATACGAACCCTTGACAATATCAGGATCAGGAGTGGGACTTCGATCACGCTCATATCTATTCATGAGGCACTATTACAACACCAGCACTATACTGTATATGCTTTCCCTAGTGGAGCACAaagcaaagaaagagaaactttaaattgatgaaagtaTTGTCGACTCTTAAGCCCACCTTGCTGTACGTTTGCGTACATCTTTACATAATCATCTTCGACATTGTATCGCCTTTCAGCTAAAGATTTTGTCTATTAGACACCTTATCGAAAACCTAGTCCTGTTTTTAGGTTTcatgtatttttcatttttttttttaggttACGCAGTCATTTATCTAGGTCATTCATAGGGCTTTTATCATTTAGAAAACTTATGATACTCAATATAACAGAAAGACAGTTTTATTTACATTAATACAGAAAAGGGTTCATCGAGGAGTCTCTGAGATAAGCGCTTGTTAATATTAATTTGCGAATAGTGGAGATGGCTACAGAACCATGGTATATTAGGCAGCGTGATACAGATCTGCTCGGCAAATTTAAGTTTATACAGAATCAAGAAGACGGGCGATTAAGGGAAGCTACGAACGGCACAGTGAATTCCCGATGGTCACTAGGGGCCAGTATAGAATCTCGTAACGACGCTAGAAACAGGTACGTGAATATAATGCCGTATGAAAGAAACCGCGTCCATCTGAAGACTTTGTCCGGAAATGATTACATCAATGCTTCGTACGTCAAAGTGGATGTCCCTGGACAGAGTATCGAACCAGGATACTACATTGCCACACAAGGTCCCACGCGAAAAACGTGGGAGCAGTTTTGGCAGATGTGTTATCACAATTGTCCTTTGGACAACATTGTCATTGTCATGGTTACTCCCCTAGTCGAGTATAACAGAGAGAAGTGCTATCAGTACTGGCCTCGCGGTGGTGCGGGCGATATGGTTAGAATCGCTCCACAATGGCAAAACCCAGGTGGTGCCAGTGACATGACTCAGTTTCCTTCCGACTTGAAAATAGAGTTCGTCAATGTACACAAGGTGAAGGACTATTATACGGTCACCGACATTAAATTGACACCTGCGGACCCTAGCGTTGGTCCGGTAAAGACAGTACATCACTTCTACTTCGATCTTTGGAAGGATATGAACAAACCGGAGGAAGTGGTCCCCATAATGGAATTATGCGCTCATTCTCATAGTTTGAATTCCCGTGGGAACCCTATTGTTGTGCACTGTTCTGCAGGTGTGGGAAGAACAGGGACATTCATTGCTTTAGACCATCTCATGCATGACACATTGGATTTTAAAAGTAGTACAAAAAGTACGAGGCATCCAATTGAAGCTACGGAGGAGTACAAACGGGATTTGATCGAACAGATCGTGTTACAATTGCGTTCGCAAAGAATGAAGATGGTGCAGACAAAGGATCAGTTCTTATTTATCTACCACGCCGCCAAATATCTCAAAAGTCTTTCGGCTAAATAGTAGACAGCCACATAAAAGTCTTTAATGGTAAACACATCAACAATAATGTATTTAATCCTTATAACTTGAGTCTCCATTCGTTGCCATGGGAACATAGCCCGTACATTGCAGTTATTATTCAGTCATCTTATACGAACATTTATTAATCaatccttttttttttcatttggcacgcaactgaaaaaaaaaaaaaaaaaaagaaaaatttttcatcttcgCTCGAcgtttcttttgaagatctcatctctttttatataaagATTAATTAGTTATGGTGATTTTGTCTTTCATTCTTAAAAAatgtttcttgtttttggATTTTCAACTCCCCCAAGATCATTACAGTATTTTAATTGAACAAAATGGCTGAAGGTGTTTTCCAAGGTGCTATCGGTATCGATTTAGGTACAACCTACTCTTGTGTTGCTACTTACGAATCCTCCGTTGAAATTATTGCCAACGAACAAGGTAACAGAGTCACCCCATCTTTTGTTGCTTTCACTCCAGAAGAAAGATTGATTGGTGATGCTGCCAAGAACCAAGCTGCTTTGAACCCAAGAAACACTGTTTTCGATGCTAAGCGTTTGATTGGTAGAAGATTCGACGACGAGTCTGTTCAAAAGGACATGAAGACCTGGCCTTTCAAGGTTATCGATGTTGACGGTAACCCAGTCATTGAAGTTCAATACTTGGAAGAAACTAAAACTTTCTCCCCACAAGAAATTTCCGCTATGGTTTTGACCAAGATGAAGGAAATCGCTGAAGCCAAGATTGGTAAGAAGGTTGAAAAAGCTGTCATTACCGTCCCAGCTTACTTTAACGATGCCCAAAGACAAGCTACCAAGGATGCTGGTGCCATTTCTGGTTTGAACGTTTTGCGTATCATCAACGAACCTACTGCCGCTGCTATTGCTTACGGTCTAGGTGCTGGTAAGTCCGAAAAGGAAAGACACGTTTTGATTTTCGATTTGGGTGGTGGTACTTTCGATGTTTCCTTATTGCACATTGCTGGTGGTGTTTACACTGTTAAATCTACTTCCGGTAACACCCATTTGGGTGGTCAAGATTTCGACACCAACTTGTTGGAACACTTCAAGGCCGaattcaagaagaagactGGTTTGGACATCTCCGACGATGCCAGAGCTTTGAGAAGATTAAGAACCGCTGCTGAAAGAGCTAAGAGAACTTTATCTTCTGTCACTCAAACTACCGTTGAAGTTGACTCCTTGTTCGATGGTGAAGATTTCGAATCCTCTTTGACTAGAGCTAGATTTGAAGACTTAAACGCTCCATTGTTCAAGTCTACTTTGGAACCTGTTGAACAAGTTTTGAAGGATGCTAAGATCTCCAAGTCTCAAATTGACGAAGTTGTCTTGGTTGGTGGTTCTACCAGAATTCCAAAGGTCCAAAAGTTGTTGTCTGACTTCTTCGATGGTAAGcaattggaaaaatctATTAACCCAGATGAAGCTGTTGCATACGGTGCTGCTGTTCAAGGTGCTATCTTGACCGGTCAATCCACTTCCGATGAAACCAAAGACTTGTTGTTGCTAGATGTTGCTCCATTATCTCTAGGTGTCGGTATGCAAGGTGACATGTTTGGTATTGTTGTCCCAAGAAACACTACTGTTCCAACTATCAAGAGAAGAACTTTCACCACTTGTGCTGACAACCAAACCACAGTTCAATTCCCAGTTTACCAAGGTGAACGTGTCAATTGTAAGGAAAACACTTTGTTGGGTGAATTcgatttgaaaaacatcCCAATGATGCCAGCTGGTGAACCAGTCTTGGAGGCTATCTTCGAAGTTGATGCTAACGGTATCTTGAAGGTTACTGCCGTCGAAAAGTCCACCGGTAAGTCCTCTAACATTACTATCTCTAACGCTGTCGGTAGATTGTCTTCTGAAGAAATCGAAAAGATGGTTAACCAAGCCGAAGAGTTTAAGGCTGCTGATGAAGCTTTCGCTAAGAAGCACGAAGCCAGACAAAGATTGGAATCTTACGTTGCTTCCATTGAACAAACTGTCACCGACCCAGTCTTGTCTTCTAAATTGAAGAGAGGTTCTAAGTCCAAGATCGAAGCTGCTTTGTCTGATGCTTTGGCTGCTTTGCAAATCGAAGACCCATCTGCCGATGAGTTGAGAAAGGCTGAAGTTGGTTTGAAGAGAGTTGTCACCAAGGCCATGTCTTCTCGTTAAGATTGCATTCATCACGTATATATGAATATTACTTATATTGTATATAAATCTTGTTTTCTCTTAACTTTGTATCcttaataaaataaattcACAAGTATCACAATTAAAAGtatttattttccttttgcaTACGTTTTTTAACAGAACGTAGCGTAGCTGATACCTCTGAGGAAAGCTGTTCAAGAATGAACAAAGgtattataaaaaatgaaataaaacCTCCTAGATATTGATTCTGAAatttaataataaaaaaaaaattggagcAACGAGAATAAttagttttgtttttatgaATTTAATacaaagaattaaaaatagCCATTATCAtccaaaatattaaaatttACAAATAATACATACGTTTTAATCTATCTTACAAGCCCTAACAAATTCTAACCCCAGCATTAGTACTACAACTCTTATGTGGCCCACGGACAGCATCAAACTGTAGAATTCCACCACATTTCAAACATTCTGGCCCTTTAACTGGCAAGCCTTCAGGAGTTATACCCAATTTCTCACCTTTATCCTTTGCCTTTTTCACTTCACGTGCCTCGGGTACGTACTTGCAATTTATACAGTGATGACCACTGAACTTGTATCTTCCATAACATCTAGCACATACTCGATTTTTACCACTCCAATctttataaaaatatttaaTTCCCTTTCTTGGGCAGGCAATACAGtgcttcaaatttttcctttgtgaTATTTTAAGTTGTTCACCCACACAACAGCCACCACATGATTTCACTTCTATTTTATTACCTAGCAAATAATTCTTATGGCCCTCTATGACAAGGCCATATACGGTACCCTCACCTTGAAAATCATCTGTGAACCCAAAATATACAGGATTTCTTTTCACAGTTATGGGAGCTTCCCTTGTTTTATGACCACTTCGGCAATATGACAAAACGTTTTGTAATGTTGTTCCTCCAGCAACATTACAATCATACGTAAATTGACATTGgacttttcttccttcaaTAATCTCCTCCCTAGCTGATCTGGTTGTCACAGTGGCAGACATTCCAAGAGACCTTGAAATATGAACAATTCCGTCCATAATAGATGAGTAAACAGTTTGAATCGCTATCTTATAAGATTCTGGACCTTCGCCCTTTTTCACGACGTATCCATCTGAATCAATCAAGCCGGCCAAGAATGCCTCACGAACTTCTATATGCTCACCGTACATAAATTCCGGAATCTGCTTTTCTCCATCAAGATCCCTtttaaatttcaaagtgGTGACAGCTTTCCAAAATGGGTTATTTTTCCTTAAATTCCTAgtcttcttgttttcacCTGGACCATCGCCATAATGAAGTCTTACGTGTTTGGCACGCAGAGGGCTATGATCATCACAGACTGTGAGGTAGAGACCCCAAGTTTTAGCATGTTCTCTTAAACTCTCCATTAGTTTAGGGTCCAAACTATCTACTGAGATCTCTGGTTCCTTTGTTGTACCGTCACCTAGCCATAAACCCAGCATCCAAGCCATACTTTTCACGGCAGGAGTCACAAGGTCGTTGCATCCTGTGAGAAATTTAGATAGAACTCCATTTCCTGTGACAACGGGACTGAAACGTATGCAACTGGAAATTCTCAATTGAGCATCCAGGTAGTCTAAATCTCTGActtcaatatcaaagtTGAAATAATCTCCTTTTGAGCGCTCCATTTCTTCTATAAAGCGCTTCGCCGCATATTCGCCATCTACAGTCATCGGAAATGTCTTGTGATGGTTTTTTGGAactgttattattcttcCGTCCATTGTCTGACATTGCTGTAGGTTTCTCCATCTCACTTTATATTTCGTGGCATTTCTACcacttttttccaacaatGGTTTAGTAGGTACCCTAACTGATAATTTATGGCCTGCAGTGCATTGAAAGGCAAGGCGCTGATAAACTGTTCTACGTCTAGGGTCTAACCTCCCAGGTTCACCTTCAAAAGCTCTGTGCTTTGTTTTTTGCTGAATATTATAAATTTTCTGGTAACTCTGTGTGACGTTTTCAACGCGGGCGGCAGAGCCATCTGTGCACATAACAAAAGAGTTAACAGTGACATTTGCTATATCTTTAATTTCACCATTTGCCATCAGGATAGTTGTGTTCTCAGAAAGCATTTTTGCAGTTTAAATAAAAGTGATTGCTGTTTGTAGGGATACAGGTTTGAATTTTATGATTACAATAGTAAAAAGTAGCCATTTAGAATAGGAATTGAATAGAATTCTTTGACTTTAAATAATGAATATCTAATAGTACAATGGGAAACTTCAATAGGCTTCAACGGTCCTCAATTGAGCAGAAAGGGCGGTCTGCGACTTTAATTGAAGATATCTAAAACTTTTCGTGGTTATACATCTTGTAAAACGTCTAGCCCGTACCTAATT
The Saccharomyces mikatae IFO 1815 strain IFO1815 genome assembly, chromosome: 4 genome window above contains:
- the BRE4 gene encoding Bre4p (similar to Saccharomyces cerevisiae BRE4 (YDL231C); ancestral locus Anc_2.38) — encoded protein: MNRYERDRSPTPDPDIVKGSYSQTSLRSIHELNYKQPTGISEHNFVGSPQQSVASLSQMRLENLTKDKHWEEVEDFGLEELRDGFFDAAFTKPDGKARFLNSGVDDEIGSAGKNLQSTFAKFSQYMWTVIYRPIVHFPRDLRENGVSIFKFFIAYFIAIVICVIRPSGKWIGHEFRYFLPIAVLIHHPVRNIGVQLEMTASSIIGASFGLGWSALAWYVSTATKPTANYQGGILFQSLTMALLFAIWLRSIYRRFFYFTTSFSISIIFTHTVRLASSKLDLKWQIFWDFGISYLFGLLLSLLVCVCVSPHSGNAELMEHYNECLQTSKAFLMTLVDTELIKSKEKVHLAQVKMVKTLNIDLSQGFRDFVNQLTISRFDLQSLKSLRNSLTAMETSLRVLPIAPKIFNDVELKKMYQELEKYRSDSISPSKEASASSESSAVPTRENTPNAFKPVGSGFLKNEIYINALKASFSKSIFNLILEMIFVLENLSRVLKKFESPHQKNNLDECVKILCHSHSKLKRKIYKLDVCYKDFVNSSFFSQELLNDEESVDIFLFLRYLRNSARQLVTVIHDCQVLGENIHWRIALPSYPLSRALTRLPKQCVLDEGAGNVLHYFEAKRDVDEIFERVYNTYTSRHKYNKGEEELKLDSKDGDKKSQSGNNHVVSIRAIDHNDFNFHTTQNPWRFKLWKLSRVLSGDECKWTLKVTFCMIFLCLPTWLPESYRWYQEYHCWWAPLTFYLLAHRRYSGKWTLVMRRLICGIVGIFWGWAANQSRHFGSPYVICTFAGLIVVPFSINFLVYRNTKSSFTALMCFTVIALEPYSKPERQYNLTTAGIWKSTWVTGLALIIGILVSIPINWIVWPFRARTELRDSISSLLAHLGQSYQTVADRYLYRDADDAPTDLTFAFSHIREVRLTQSLEAIRELLKKARQEPIIISNFNPDKYSSLIDSCQFLLSKIIEARISGAFFEIWDQDFDIETTRALLSLRRDSVSSVIFIFYILSNCFRSKNKIPRYLPNPIMSRKKLYHFIKKFSEMKDQSHSNINSGCNSMEKNLFKKIYHQKISSSGQQQLPLPSVANSSEIDSEKMHWTEVHGIAFARAFTDISEALYQVESCAKDILGEENF
- the PTP1 gene encoding tyrosine protein phosphatase PTP1 (similar to Saccharomyces cerevisiae PTP1 (YDL230W); ancestral locus Anc_2.39), whose amino-acid sequence is MATEPWYIRQRDTDLLGKFKFIQNQEDGRLREATNGTVNSRWSLGASIESRNDARNRYVNIMPYERNRVHLKTLSGNDYINASYVKVDVPGQSIEPGYYIATQGPTRKTWEQFWQMCYHNCPLDNIVIVMVTPLVEYNREKCYQYWPRGGAGDMVRIAPQWQNPGGASDMTQFPSDLKIEFVNVHKVKDYYTVTDIKLTPADPSVGPVKTVHHFYFDLWKDMNKPEEVVPIMELCAHSHSLNSRGNPIVVHCSAGVGRTGTFIALDHLMHDTLDFKSSTKSTRHPIEATEEYKRDLIEQIVLQLRSQRMKMVQTKDQFLFIYHAAKYLKSLSAK
- the SSB1 gene encoding Hsp70 family ATPase SSB1 (similar to Saccharomyces cerevisiae SSB1 (YDL229W) and SSB2 (YNL209W); ancestral locus Anc_2.41), coding for MAEGVFQGAIGIDLGTTYSCVATYESSVEIIANEQGNRVTPSFVAFTPEERLIGDAAKNQAALNPRNTVFDAKRLIGRRFDDESVQKDMKTWPFKVIDVDGNPVIEVQYLEETKTFSPQEISAMVLTKMKEIAEAKIGKKVEKAVITVPAYFNDAQRQATKDAGAISGLNVLRIINEPTAAAIAYGLGAGKSEKERHVLIFDLGGGTFDVSLLHIAGGVYTVKSTSGNTHLGGQDFDTNLLEHFKAEFKKKTGLDISDDARALRRLRTAAERAKRTLSSVTQTTVEVDSLFDGEDFESSLTRARFEDLNAPLFKSTLEPVEQVLKDAKISKSQIDEVVLVGGSTRIPKVQKLLSDFFDGKQLEKSINPDEAVAYGAAVQGAILTGQSTSDETKDLLLLDVAPLSLGVGMQGDMFGIVVPRNTTVPTIKRRTFTTCADNQTTVQFPVYQGERVNCKENTLLGEFDLKNIPMMPAGEPVLEAIFEVDANGILKVTAVEKSTGKSSNITISNAVGRLSSEEIEKMVNQAEEFKAADEAFAKKHEARQRLESYVASIEQTVTDPVLSSKLKRGSKSKIEAALSDALAALQIEDPSADELRKAEVGLKRVVTKAMSSR